The window GCACCTTGACCGCCGTCAGTATATCGCAGGGTTGCCGGGCGAAGAGTTCCAGCCCCAGGGCCTTTACGGCCTCTCTTGTGGCCCGTGCGAGCCGTGCGTGCCTGGCCCAGACGTTTTCCAGACCCTCCTCCTTTATCATCTCCAGCGCCGTCTTAAGGGCCACAACAAGCGACACGGCGGGCGTGAAGGGTGTGGTGTCCTTCTTGAGCGCCTTATCCATGACACGGAGGTCCCAGTAGTATCTGGGCAGGCCCGCCTTTTTTATCGCGTCCTGCGCCGTAGGTCTGACAGCCGCGAAGGCCAGACCCGGTGGCATCATAAGGCCCTTCTGTGAACTGGTTACCGCCACGTCCACCTGCCATTTGTCCATAAAAAACGGGCTTACGCCGACAGCCGTTATGGCGTCAACTATTAAAAGAACCGGATAACCCTTGACTATGCCGGCAATGGTCTCAATATCATTCTGCACCCCTGTCGATGTCTCGCACTGGGTGATAAAAACAGCCTTAATGGACTTATTTTTCTCAAGCGCGGCCTCTATCGCCTCCGGTTCTGCGGCGCTGCCGTATTCCACGTCCACGCAAACTGTCTTCACCCCGTACGCCTCGCAGAGTTCGGCCCATCGCTCCCCGAACTTACCGCCGCGCGCTACCAGGGCCGTGTCACCCCTTGATAGCAGGTTGACCACGCATGCCTCCATCGCACCCGTGCCGGATGAGGTGAACGTGTAGACCTTGCCCTCTCTGGTCTGGAACAGGTCTTTGAGGTCTTCCGAGACCACTGCAAGCAGCCTGGAGAATTCGGGCGTGCGGTGGTGTATAAGCGGAGCCGCCTCTGCCAGAGATACCTCCGGCGGTACAGGCGTAGGCCCCGGCGTAAATAGGTAATGCTTCTTTACCATGGTTTTATGTCTAAAGGATTAAGAACTCTCCAAAAACCCTCAGGTTAAACGGGAAAGCGTTATAAAAGTAATTGCGTATTATAGTTTGATGCGGGGCGCTGTCAACAAAATCAAGCCGTCCGGGCGGTCGAGACGTTTCAAAACCGGAACCCCCCTATTCCTTCTTCCGCCTCTCCCGCATCTCGTTATAGAGCAGGATGGACTCGAGGTCGGGCAGGATGGAAAGGGCCAGCTGCCGCTCCACCTGCGCTTCCTTCAGCAGTTTTGCCAGTTTGCCGCCCTCTTCATACGTCAGACCAATCAGGATTTCATCCATCACCTTGCGCCTGTCAACCACTCGTACCATGGCAGTCCTCTTCAACTATGATTAAAGGTTACGCCGGTCAGTTGGCTGGAGGGGCCGAAGATCTTGACGTTACGTCACCTTTACGAGCTTTTCTCCCGCTTTTCTTCCCTGGTCTTTTTGCTCCGCGGTCCCAAAGACGATGGGGAACATCTCATCTATCTTCTCGACAAAGTGGAAGTCAATATCGGCCTTAATCTTTTCGGGCACGTCTACGAGGTCCTTGTCGTTCCTTTTTGGCATTACCAGGACCGAGATACCGGCCCTCTTCGCGGCCAGGACCTTTTCTTTAATACCGCCTACCGGCAGCACCTTGCCCCTTAGCGTTATTTCACCTGTCATTGCCACCTCTGGCAGTACGGGTCGCTGCGTGAGGAGGGATATAAGGGACATTGCCATGGTTACACCCGCTGACGGACCGTCCTTGGGTATCGCCCCCGCGGGCACGTGTATGTGGAAGTCGTATTTTGTAAAATCCTCAAGCGATATGCCTAGTTCCTTTGTCTTGGAGCGCACGTAGCTCATAGCCGCCTCGGCAGACTCCTTCATAACCTCGCCCAGAGACCCGGTGAGTGTCAGCTTGCCGGAGCCGGGCATGTAGGTAGATTCTATAAAGAGTATGTCTCCGCCCGTGGGAGTCCACGCCAACCCGGTAGCAACGCCGGGTTCTGCAGTCCGCTCCGCTATCTCACTGAAGTATACAGGAGGTCCGAGAAGTTCGTCCAGAGAATCCGCCTTTATCGTCATAGATTTGACCTTTTCGGCCGCGACCTCCTTTGCCACCTTTCGGCATAGGGTGGCTATAGTCCTCTCAAGGTTTCTCAGGCCCGCTTCCTTTGTGTAGGTGCTTATGACGGTCTCCAGGGCGTCGTCTTCAATGGTTATGGCCTTCTCGCTGAGGCCGTGTTCCTTTATCTGCTTGGGTATTAAGAACTGTCTGGCTATGGATATCTTTTCCTCTTGCGTGTACCCCGGCAGTTCCAGGACCTCCATGCGGTCCTTGAGGGCCGGGGGAACGGGGTCAAGGAAGTTGGCGGTGGTGATGAACATGACCTTTGAGACGTCAAACGGCACCTCAAGATAATGGTCTGAGAAGGCGAAGTTCTGTTCAGGGTCGAGGACCTCAAGCAGCGCGCTGGCCGGGTCGCCACGGAAGTCCGTGCCAAGCTTGTCTATCTCGTCCATCATAAAGACGGGGTTGTTTGACTCGGCCTTGCGGAGTTGCTGGATAATCCTCCCCGGCAGGGCGCCTATGTACGTACGGCGATGGCCCCTTATCTCAGCCTCGTCTCTTACGCCGCCGAGCGATATGCGCACGAACTTGCGTCCGAGTGCGCGGGCGATAGACTTGCCGAGAGACGTCTTCCCCGTCCCCGGAGGGCCGACAAAACACAAGATGGGGCCCTTCATGTCCTCCTTCAGCTTGCGCACCGCAAGATACTCCAGGATCCTCTCCTTCACCTTTTTCAGGTCATAGTGGTCTTCGTCGAGCACCTTTTGCGCGGCGTTAATGTCCAGGTTATCAGTCGTGCTCACGTTCCAGGGAAGCGACAGAACCCAGTCCAGATATGTGCGTGAAACGGTATACTCGGCGGCCTGAGGGGGCATGTTTTCGAGCCGGGCCAGTTCTCGTTCCGCCTCTTTTTTGGCCTCGGGAGGCAGCTTGATCTCTTCTATTTTCTTCCTGAGTTCGTTAACCTCCACGGTGCGCTCATCGCCTTCACCCAGTTCGTCCTGTATGGCCTTGAGCTGCTGGCGGAGGTAGTATTCCCTCTGGCCCTTATCTACCTTACTCCTCACCTGGCCCTGAATCTTTTTGGCCATCTCCAGCACCTCCATCTCATGGTTGATGAAGGTGTTCACCTTTTTCAGCCTTTGCTTTACGTTTACGGTCTCAAGTATCTCTTCCTTCTCCTGCAGGCTTATCGACAGGTGGGAGGCAATCATATCTGCCAGCCTGCCGGGGTGTTCTATGTTCATAACCGCGATCTTCAGCTCCTCGGGGAGGTTAGCGGCCATGGATATCATCTTCAAGAACAGGTCCGAAGCGCTGCGGGTCAGGGCGTCCATTTCCATTCCCGTTTCCACTTCGTCCTCAAGGGTATGTACCTTTGCGACGAGGTAAGGGTCTTTTTGTGTAAACTCGTCAATCTTGAGGCGCGAGGTTCCCTGAATCAGCATCCTTGCCGAGTTATCCGGCATCCGCAGCATTTGAAGGACTATTACGGCGGTGGCGTATTCATAAATATCTTCCGGCTGCACATCCCCTTCCTTCTTCCCTTCCCTCTGGAGGCTCAGCCCCAGAAGTCTTTTTCCCGTAAGGACGTTATCGAGAAGTTTTAGCTCCTTTTCCGTGGAGACGCCGAGGGCGGTCACCATCTGCGGGAAGACTACGGTGTCCACGACAGGGAGTATCGGCAGTTCGGAAGGTATTTCAACCTCATCGTGTACAAGGACGTCGTCCGGAGCCGGTAATATCTTACTGTCTTTTTCCAGAGAAGATGGTTTCTCCTTGCTTCCCATATTTTTCTGCCTCTGAAAAGATGTACCGGACAAGGCGCGTTACAGGTAGATTCTTACGGCCTTTTCTGTCCTTCGGGGTTCCTGAGACTTGGGCACGGTGATCGCCAGAAAGCCGTCTTTGTAGTGAGCTTCAATTTTGTCTTCATCTACGTACTTTGGGAGAGTGATGCTTCTCTCAAAATATCCGTATCTCACCTCCATAACATAGAAACACAGCTTTTTGTGTTCCGAAGGGTCCAGTCTTTTGCCGCTTATCACCAGGGTATTGCCTTCAAGCACGATGGAGATGTCCTTCTCTCTGGCCCCGGCTACTGCCATTTTTATTATAAATGCCTCTTCCGTTTCATAAACATCGGTTGGTGGTCGCCAGGTCTCAGTATCGAAGGAGTGGAAGGGATTTTTAATGCATATAAATTCCTGGAAGATTTTGTCCATCTTGAAACTGGGGGGCACCGCCATTATCGCCTCCTAACAGTATCATTTAACGGTACTTAGAAACTACTCTTGACAGTTAGTTTACCATAGCCGGGTATAAAATTCAAAAACTTTTTAGCCCTGGCCAGCGGCTCTTCGTGACGAGTCGTGTCGGGGGGGGTGTAGTGATAAAGAAGATTAAGGCGCGGGCCTTTTGCCGTTAGCCCGCCTCTTTTTCACCGGGTTCTCTAGTACATGTCTCCATACCCGCCGTATCCGCCGGGCATAGGTGGCGCGGCTTTCTTCTTTTCAGGAATTTGTCCTACAAGTGCATCCGTAGTCAGCAGGAGAGCCGCCACGCTGACGGCGTTTTGGAGCGCGCACCTGACAACTTTAGTCGGGTCAATGATACCCTCTTTTATCATGTCGCAGTATTTGTTCTTGCTTGCGTCATAGCCGAAGTTGTCGTTGCCGTCCATGATCTTTTCTACGACTACCGGCCCGTGAATTCCCGCGTTGGAAGCTATCTGTGAGGTGGGTGCCCTCAGCGCGCGACGCAGGATGTCAACGCCGACAGCCTCACCGCCCTTCAGCTTCAGCCCGTCGAGGGCCGAGAGGCTCCTTAAGAGTGCCACTCCGCCACCGGGGAGTATGCCTTCCTCCACCGCCGCGCGGGTAGCGTGAAGGGCGTCCTCCACCCTGGCCTTCTTCTCCTTCATCTCGCTCTCCGTCGCAGCGCCTACTTCTATTTGCGCCACGCCGCCAGCCAGCTTCGCCAGCCTCTCCTCCA of the Candidatus Bathyanammoxibius amoris genome contains:
- a CDS encoding alanine--glyoxylate aminotransferase family protein, which gives rise to MVKKHYLFTPGPTPVPPEVSLAEAAPLIHHRTPEFSRLLAVVSEDLKDLFQTREGKVYTFTSSGTGAMEACVVNLLSRGDTALVARGGKFGERWAELCEAYGVKTVCVDVEYGSAAEPEAIEAALEKNKSIKAVFITQCETSTGVQNDIETIAGIVKGYPVLLIVDAITAVGVSPFFMDKWQVDVAVTSSQKGLMMPPGLAFAAVRPTAQDAIKKAGLPRYYWDLRVMDKALKKDTTPFTPAVSLVVALKTALEMIKEEGLENVWARHARLARATREAVKALGLELFARQPCDILTAVKVPDGVDGVAFIRNLRDKYGVSIAGGQVELKGRIFRMAHVGYMNDFDVITAIAAVEKGLHDSGYPVEPGRGVATAQRLLMDDKKASPHAEKRPRAGVTSNPKA
- the lon gene encoding endopeptidase La; this encodes MGSKEKPSSLEKDSKILPAPDDVLVHDEVEIPSELPILPVVDTVVFPQMVTALGVSTEKELKLLDNVLTGKRLLGLSLQREGKKEGDVQPEDIYEYATAVIVLQMLRMPDNSARMLIQGTSRLKIDEFTQKDPYLVAKVHTLEDEVETGMEMDALTRSASDLFLKMISMAANLPEELKIAVMNIEHPGRLADMIASHLSISLQEKEEILETVNVKQRLKKVNTFINHEMEVLEMAKKIQGQVRSKVDKGQREYYLRQQLKAIQDELGEGDERTVEVNELRKKIEEIKLPPEAKKEAERELARLENMPPQAAEYTVSRTYLDWVLSLPWNVSTTDNLDINAAQKVLDEDHYDLKKVKERILEYLAVRKLKEDMKGPILCFVGPPGTGKTSLGKSIARALGRKFVRISLGGVRDEAEIRGHRRTYIGALPGRIIQQLRKAESNNPVFMMDEIDKLGTDFRGDPASALLEVLDPEQNFAFSDHYLEVPFDVSKVMFITTANFLDPVPPALKDRMEVLELPGYTQEEKISIARQFLIPKQIKEHGLSEKAITIEDDALETVISTYTKEAGLRNLERTIATLCRKVAKEVAAEKVKSMTIKADSLDELLGPPVYFSEIAERTAEPGVATGLAWTPTGGDILFIESTYMPGSGKLTLTGSLGEVMKESAEAAMSYVRSKTKELGISLEDFTKYDFHIHVPAGAIPKDGPSAGVTMAMSLISLLTQRPVLPEVAMTGEITLRGKVLPVGGIKEKVLAAKRAGISVLVMPKRNDKDLVDVPEKIKADIDFHFVEKIDEMFPIVFGTAEQKDQGRKAGEKLVKVT
- a CDS encoding Hsp20/alpha crystallin family protein, translated to MAVPPSFKMDKIFQEFICIKNPFHSFDTETWRPPTDVYETEEAFIIKMAVAGAREKDISIVLEGNTLVISGKRLDPSEHKKLCFYVMEVRYGYFERSITLPKYVDEDKIEAHYKDGFLAITVPKSQEPRRTEKAVRIYL